Genomic window (Vampirovibrionales bacterium):
AGGAAGATGTCAAAAGGCAAACAGGCGAAGACATATCTGCTGCCGTTATAACAGTTCCAGCCGCGTTTGGTGCATTACAATGCGAAGCTACCGCAAGAGCAGCCCAGTTGGCTGGTATTATTGAAGCACCTTTGCTTCAAGAGCCTATTGCGGCTGCCATAGCATACGGTATAACTCCAGGAGCCATCGATCAGCGGTGGTTAGTTTTCGATCTCGGAGGAGGCACCCTGGATATTGCGCTTGTCTCAACCAAAGATGGACGCCTGAATGTTCTTGAACATAGAGGAAATAACCTCTTAGGAGGCAAGGATATTGACCGTATCATCATTGATACCTTTTTCCTGCCAACCCTCACTAAGGAATTTGTGTTACCAGACCCCAAAGACAATCCTGAAGGGTACGACAGGCTAATCAGAAGATTGGCCTTGAGAGCGGAAGAGGCAAAAATAGAATTGAGTTCAGCGGAGTCAGTTCCGGTTGGTCTCTTTGACCTGGGTGATGATGAGGAAGGCAATCCTATAGACATTGAGGTTACTATTTCCCGTAAAGATTATGAGTATTCTATAGAGCCTTTGGTTGAGAAGTGTTTGCAACTTTGTGAAGAGGTCTTATCGAGCAGTCGGGTCTCAGGAAAAGATTTAGATAGAGTTCTCTTGGTTGGTGGGCCTACCCAGATACCTTATGTTCGTTCAGCAATAACCGAAAGAATCGGTTCCAAAGTGGACTTTTCGCTCGATCCGATGACTGTTGTAGCGAGAGGTGCTGCCATTTACGCATCCACTATCGAGAAAGCAGCTAAACCGGTTCCTCTGAGCGTTGATTCTGGTAAAGCCCTGGTACATTTGGCTTACGAACCGGTTAGTGCCTCAGTCACTGCTCATGTTGCCGGTCGGATAGAGAATGCTAAACAAGCGAGTATTTCAGAAATCAAGATTGATGCGGAGGGTGGCTACTGGACGAGCGGGTGGTTGCCAATTCCAGAAGGACACTTTGATATTCCTGTCACCCTTAAAGAAGGGAAACAAAGCCGTTTTTGGCTTTATACAAGAACACAAACTGGTGAAATGGTTGATATTGAGCCTGAAGAGTTCTCTATCCGCCATGGTCTTGTGGTTTCCTCTCCACCATTGCCGCATTCAATTTCAATAGAGATTGTTGGAAATAACAATAAGCCTGAGCTTGAAGTCATCTTTCCTAAAGGCACTCCTCTTCCTGCTGAGAAGACCTGCCGTTATAGGGCACAACGCACTTTAAGGCCAAGCGAAGCTGGGAGTGCATTGCCCATTAAGTTATGGGAAGGAGAGATAATAGAAGACCCGGAAGCAAATGAGTGGGTTGGCAATCTTACCATTAGCTCAGAAGACATTCGTAGACCAATCCCTGAAGGTTCAGAGATTGAAATTACAATCGCAATAGATGCTTCACGAAGAATGACAGTGGATGCGTTTGTTCCGCAGTTGAACCAGAATTTCTCAGATAATGTATATGTACCTCAGAGAGAGGAAAAAGATTTTGCCGACCTTCTCAAGAATATACCCCAAGAAATAGAAACTCATGTAAGTAGGTTGGATGACCTTGAGTTGTCCGTTGAAGATGCTAAAGCACAGGATGAAATTGAAAAACTACGAGAAGATATTGAAAATCTGGATATTGAAGCCAGCAAAACAGGCAACGAGACAAATGATCCTGATCAGGCAAAAAGATTGGTTGAAACATCTCGTGAAATCAGAGGTAAGCTATCGAAAATAGAGCGGAACTTTGGAACTGGGACTTCTAATACCCTCAAGATAGAAGAGGCTGAAGAACTCCTATTAAGCCTTCAGAGAGTTATTGATGATCTTGGTTCTCCCTTGGAAAAGAAAGAATTTGAAATGTTACAGCGGCAAGCTGAACGCTCAATAGACAAAGGTGATGAACGAAGTCTTCAGAAAACAGTTGACTCTTTAGAAACTTTAAAGTGGAGAATTTTATTCAAACAAGACTGGTTCTGGAAAGACATCTTTGAATCAATGAAGGAGCCGTGGAAAGAATTTACAAACAAGCAAGAAGCTCAAAAATGGATAGCACACGGTGATGACTCTATTCGCCGAGGAGATGGTGAAGGACTTCGGGAAGCCGTTCGGAAGCTATGGGAACTACAACCAGTAAGCGCTGCCGAAGCCGATAAAGAAAGAGTCCTTCTTGCTGGGCTTAAGAGGTATTAAGAATGATGAGTTATCTAACTCAAAAGCCAAAGCTTCCAATAGGAACCCCTATTCCAGGTCATCCGGCTATTGAAAAGGCACTTCATTCTGATAAGTCCTGTGAAGTTTATTTGCTGGAAGAATGTTCAGATTCCAGCCTTTTATTTATTATTGTTTCTGAAAGAGAAGAACAGGAAATAATCAGATGGTGGGAAGAGAATAAAATAGAATATTTCCCAGTAGAAAAAATCCAATTCATTTCTCAGAAGGCTCCTAATTCGTTTCAAGCGGTTGTAAAAGTCTCTGGGAAATGGTTAGGTGGTTACTCCCCTGAGTTAGACAGGAAAGGACTCGTAAACCTTTTACTTGCCCTTGTTAAGCTCGCAAAGGCTAGTGAGTCTTTTGAGGCTTCTCCCAGATATGCACCGTCATTATTATGGCTATCCGTGAATAAAGAAATGCCTCTATCAGGCTTGATTTTGACTTCGATAGCTTTAAAGGAAGTAGAGCTTATTCAGTTAATCGGAAAAACATTTTACACCCTTACTACTGGAATAGATTTAAATGAGAGCCAAGATATAGGTCTTTTCGCACCACTAAGCAAATGGTGTGTTAATGCTGGCCCAGGCTTATCTGGGCTTATCAACCGTTGCATTGACCAAGCTGTACCGTCCCTTTTGGATATTGAGAATGAGGCAATATCATTCACAGAAGAAGAAACTATGGCCCTTCCAAACCTACCTAGGGCTACTTCTACACGTCGAAAATCCCCTCAGGTGCAAACTAAAAAACCATTAGAGGGTGGCCTTGCAAAGGTTGCGGGTATGCGAGAGCTTAAAGACCTTTTAGTCCAAGAGGTTATCAAGCCCATAAATGACCCTGAGCCTTATAAGAAGTATGGCCTCTCAATCCCCAATGGAATACTCCTGTTTGGGCCTCCTGGATGCGGTAAAACTTACATTGCCAAGCAATTAGCTGAAGAATTAGGCCTGTATTTTGTTCAAATTATTCCTTCAGAAATTGCTAGCCCATATATTAATCAATCCATTTTGCACATACGAGATATCTTTGAGACAGCCAAAGAGAGAGCGCCATCAATTCTCTTTATTGATGAGTTTGAAGCTATGGTTCCTTCCCGTTCAGAACTTGGTGGGCATCAGCAGCATAAAGCTGGGGAAGTAAATGAATTCTTGTCCCAGTTAAACGAATGTGCTGCGAAGAACATATTTGTGATCGCCGCCACCAATGAACCAGAGAAAATAGACTCTGCCATTAGGCGAACAGGAAGACTAGATAAGTTAATTTATGTAGGCCCTCCTGACGAGGAAGCTAGAGAAGAAATGTTGAAATTGCACCTAAAGAATCGGCCTACAGATGAGACTATTGATCTGGCGGGACTCTCAAAACAGCTTATAGGGTATTCGGCCAGTGATATTAGGTTTCTTGTGGACGAGGCAGCCCGACTTGCGATGAGAACCGAAAATCCTGTTTCCAGCGAAATTATGTTTCAGGTAATGGCTAAGATACCAGCATCAATCACAGATGAAATCACCACTCGCTATAAGAGCTTTACGTCACGAGGAATATAAAAGATTGATTTAAACAAGTTGATGACATTCATCAGCAATCAACAGAAGATTGACCATCGAATATTCCTGTAATAACTCGGAAAGCTGCCCATTCAAAATTTGATGATTTTCAGAAACAATTGGATCTTCAATCACTATTCCTTGTTCTTTTCCTTCGACTTCTACTTTCAATCTAGTAGATAAATTAATGATAAACTCCCCAGCAGCGGCGTGTGATGGTTTTCTATCTATTTCCAATAATCTCTCTAATAGGTTTATAGCGGCTGTAAACTTTTCGACTGCGCTGGTAAGCGCATCGTTTTCTTCTCCTCTTAAGACCTCATTGTTGGCGGAAGTGCAATGACCTGAGCCCAGAAATGGGGACCGTTCAAAAGTAGAGGATTTTGTTCTTCAATCTTTTGAAAGGAGTGTTTGGAATGAAAAC
Coding sequences:
- a CDS encoding Hsp70 family protein, producing the protein MNQFINYGIDLGTTNSCTASWDGNDVRIYQNNDLMNVTPSVVRVQKNNRVLIGKRAYNAIVEDPDNVVSEFKRWMGQKDKKSFSASGRSMSAEELSSEVLKALKEDVKRQTGEDISAAVITVPAAFGALQCEATARAAQLAGIIEAPLLQEPIAAAIAYGITPGAIDQRWLVFDLGGGTLDIALVSTKDGRLNVLEHRGNNLLGGKDIDRIIIDTFFLPTLTKEFVLPDPKDNPEGYDRLIRRLALRAEEAKIELSSAESVPVGLFDLGDDEEGNPIDIEVTISRKDYEYSIEPLVEKCLQLCEEVLSSSRVSGKDLDRVLLVGGPTQIPYVRSAITERIGSKVDFSLDPMTVVARGAAIYASTIEKAAKPVPLSVDSGKALVHLAYEPVSASVTAHVAGRIENAKQASISEIKIDAEGGYWTSGWLPIPEGHFDIPVTLKEGKQSRFWLYTRTQTGEMVDIEPEEFSIRHGLVVSSPPLPHSISIEIVGNNNKPELEVIFPKGTPLPAEKTCRYRAQRTLRPSEAGSALPIKLWEGEIIEDPEANEWVGNLTISSEDIRRPIPEGSEIEITIAIDASRRMTVDAFVPQLNQNFSDNVYVPQREEKDFADLLKNIPQEIETHVSRLDDLELSVEDAKAQDEIEKLREDIENLDIEASKTGNETNDPDQAKRLVETSREIRGKLSKIERNFGTGTSNTLKIEEAEELLLSLQRVIDDLGSPLEKKEFEMLQRQAERSIDKGDERSLQKTVDSLETLKWRILFKQDWFWKDIFESMKEPWKEFTNKQEAQKWIAHGDDSIRRGDGEGLREAVRKLWELQPVSAAEADKERVLLAGLKRY
- a CDS encoding ATP-binding protein, producing the protein MMSYLTQKPKLPIGTPIPGHPAIEKALHSDKSCEVYLLEECSDSSLLFIIVSEREEQEIIRWWEENKIEYFPVEKIQFISQKAPNSFQAVVKVSGKWLGGYSPELDRKGLVNLLLALVKLAKASESFEASPRYAPSLLWLSVNKEMPLSGLILTSIALKEVELIQLIGKTFYTLTTGIDLNESQDIGLFAPLSKWCVNAGPGLSGLINRCIDQAVPSLLDIENEAISFTEEETMALPNLPRATSTRRKSPQVQTKKPLEGGLAKVAGMRELKDLLVQEVIKPINDPEPYKKYGLSIPNGILLFGPPGCGKTYIAKQLAEELGLYFVQIIPSEIASPYINQSILHIRDIFETAKERAPSILFIDEFEAMVPSRSELGGHQQHKAGEVNEFLSQLNECAAKNIFVIAATNEPEKIDSAIRRTGRLDKLIYVGPPDEEAREEMLKLHLKNRPTDETIDLAGLSKQLIGYSASDIRFLVDEAARLAMRTENPVSSEIMFQVMAKIPASITDEITTRYKSFTSRGI